The following proteins are co-located in the Nocardia bhagyanarayanae genome:
- a CDS encoding Hsp70 family protein, which translates to MTQRLALGIKVGASNSVAVATTGEIGDTQACPAAGGAVVSHPSVLRLSQDAPPAFGSGVGRTGRHSSDAVLEGFLARVGDPVDILAENGSAHAAEDLVATAVTCLIDEIADATGDQPAAVVACHPAWWSRHTIDVQRAALDTAGLHEVTLVPEPTAAVQWLEAAHGPLGDGALVVYDLGATGSTVSVVRTGSQTALLASLRSTEVAGSEFDLLTMRYVLANALRGNDFDPFDPVVERELSVLRERCKNAKEELSINTATVVPVRLDPTSPVGDQIRLVRGELEELLRGPLLTSIDLIRDTVHRAGLDIGDISRVLLTGGGGAIPLVGELISSEFGLPLVAAPEPANTSARGAAALAADLLDSAIDTAPVAALAQTPAAPKTKELPALERPSRPGGKENALPVSRIRRLTGRQRAAIVAGAALVIGLLATGTVAIGTGAHSPANSPTAEQSTPTGPADVAAPGGTGAPVTDVPVTDTGNGAPQQPKPGAAQPGSTSNPAPGSSTVAVVNNQPAPGQPAPGQPAPGEQPAPQPVPQPTPGPNPPAPQPVPQPQQPQAPDLPTEVLTEPLGEVVDGVGGAVGTVLRAPGEILGGNGG; encoded by the coding sequence ATGACACAGCGTCTGGCGCTCGGCATCAAGGTCGGAGCGTCGAATTCGGTCGCCGTGGCGACGACGGGTGAGATCGGCGACACCCAGGCATGCCCGGCCGCGGGCGGCGCCGTCGTGAGCCACCCGAGTGTGTTGCGTCTGAGCCAGGACGCCCCGCCCGCCTTCGGGTCCGGCGTCGGCCGCACCGGAAGACACTCCAGTGACGCGGTGCTGGAAGGGTTTCTGGCTCGGGTCGGCGATCCGGTCGACATCCTGGCCGAAAACGGTTCCGCGCACGCGGCGGAGGACTTGGTCGCCACGGCCGTCACCTGTCTCATCGACGAAATCGCCGATGCCACAGGGGATCAGCCCGCCGCCGTCGTCGCCTGCCATCCGGCGTGGTGGTCGCGGCACACGATCGACGTGCAGCGCGCCGCGTTGGACACGGCGGGCCTACACGAAGTGACGCTCGTTCCCGAGCCGACAGCGGCGGTGCAGTGGCTCGAGGCCGCGCACGGTCCGCTCGGCGATGGCGCGCTGGTGGTCTACGACCTCGGCGCGACCGGGTCGACCGTCTCGGTGGTGCGCACCGGCAGTCAGACGGCCCTGCTCGCGTCGCTGCGCTCCACCGAGGTCGCCGGTTCGGAATTCGATCTGCTGACGATGCGTTACGTGCTGGCTAACGCATTGCGTGGAAATGATTTCGATCCGTTCGACCCGGTCGTGGAACGTGAATTGTCGGTATTACGAGAGCGCTGCAAAAATGCGAAAGAAGAGCTTTCCATAAATACCGCTACGGTCGTCCCCGTCCGCCTCGATCCGACTTCTCCCGTGGGCGACCAGATCCGCTTGGTCCGCGGCGAGCTCGAAGAACTGCTCCGCGGTCCGCTGCTCACCTCGATCGACCTGATCCGCGACACGGTGCACCGCGCCGGACTCGACATCGGCGATATCAGCCGGGTGCTGCTGACGGGCGGCGGCGGCGCGATCCCGTTGGTAGGTGAGCTGATCTCGAGCGAGTTCGGTCTCCCGCTGGTCGCCGCGCCCGAACCAGCCAACACCAGCGCACGCGGGGCGGCCGCGCTGGCCGCAGACCTGCTGGACAGCGCGATCGACACCGCGCCGGTCGCGGCGCTCGCCCAGACCCCGGCCGCTCCGAAGACCAAAGAGCTGCCCGCCCTCGAACGGCCCAGCCGTCCCGGCGGCAAGGAGAACGCGCTGCCGGTTTCCCGTATCCGCAGGCTCACCGGCCGCCAGCGCGCCGCGATCGTCGCGGGCGCGGCCCTGGTCATCGGCTTGCTCGCCACCGGAACCGTCGCGATCGGCACCGGCGCGCACTCCCCGGCGAACTCGCCGACCGCCGAGCAGTCCACGCCGACGGGACCCGCCGACGTCGCGGCCCCGGGCGGCACGGGCGCACCCGTGACGGACGTCCCCGTCACCGATACTGGCAACGGCGCACCGCAACAGCCGAAACCCGGTGCCGCACAGCCGGGCTCGACATCGAACCCGGCCCCCGGCTCGAGCACCGTCGCGGTGGTGAACAACCAGCCCGCGCCCGGACAACCGGCGCCGGGACAGCCCGCACCCGGAGAACAGCCGGCGCCGCAACCAGTGCCGCAACCCACTCCCGGCCCGAATCCCCCCGCGCCGCAACCGGTGCCGCAGCCGCAACAACCGCAGGCCCCGGACCTCCCCACCGAAGTGCTGACCGAACCGCTCGGTGAGGTGGTGGACGGAGTGGGCGGCGCGGTCGGCACAGTGCTGCGCGCGCCGGGCGAGATCCTCGGGGGGAACGGTGGCTGA